Proteins encoded together in one Labilibaculum sp. DW002 window:
- a CDS encoding MFS transporter — translation MLFVYTIAIIFATQINEMTASISGNIPKLYLIKIAKWFMLTMPIIVLFYQENGLSMQDVLTLKGIYSVAVVALEIPSGYIADVWGRKKSLILGSILGCLGFVVYSFSHGFSGFLTAELILGIGSSFISGSDSAMLYDSLLKMKKEKDYLKQESRVMSVGNFAEALAGIAGGSLALISLRTPFVFQSFIAFIAIPASILLVDPNQNAVKIKVGFKHILSIVKFSLWDNAILRWNIVLSSVIGCATLTLAWFIQPYLRDLDMEVSTIGVIWTLLNLTVGFVALSAYKIEGYLGKNGTSIFIVLGVSIGFILTGWFNSLIGVGVLFFFYFVRGIATPVLKDYINRITESEMRATVLSVRNFIIRICFALIGPFLGWYTDHFTLSSALMLAGGIFFVLGGISVLFMIKVEK, via the coding sequence ATGCTTTTTGTTTACACGATAGCAATTATCTTTGCAACTCAAATTAATGAGATGACAGCTTCGATTTCTGGAAACATTCCAAAACTGTATTTGATCAAAATTGCCAAATGGTTCATGCTAACCATGCCAATCATTGTCCTTTTTTATCAAGAGAATGGTTTGAGCATGCAAGATGTGCTTACACTTAAAGGAATTTATTCTGTTGCTGTGGTTGCTCTTGAAATTCCATCGGGATACATTGCGGATGTTTGGGGAAGGAAAAAATCGTTGATTTTAGGTTCGATTTTAGGCTGTTTGGGTTTTGTAGTGTATTCTTTCAGCCATGGTTTCTCTGGTTTTTTAACGGCAGAGCTGATTCTCGGAATTGGTAGCAGTTTTATTTCTGGATCGGATTCGGCAATGCTCTACGATAGTCTTCTGAAAATGAAAAAAGAGAAAGATTACCTTAAGCAAGAAAGTCGCGTTATGTCTGTTGGAAACTTTGCAGAAGCACTTGCAGGTATCGCTGGAGGTAGTTTGGCTTTAATTAGCTTGAGAACTCCATTTGTTTTTCAATCCTTTATTGCCTTTATTGCCATACCAGCTTCTATTCTATTGGTTGATCCGAACCAAAATGCTGTAAAAATAAAAGTCGGTTTTAAACACATTCTTAGCATTGTTAAATTTTCTCTTTGGGACAATGCCATACTGCGATGGAATATTGTTCTCTCATCGGTAATTGGTTGCGCTACACTTACGCTAGCATGGTTTATTCAGCCTTACTTACGTGATTTGGATATGGAAGTAAGCACCATTGGTGTTATTTGGACGCTCTTGAACCTAACGGTTGGTTTCGTTGCGCTATCTGCCTATAAAATTGAAGGATATTTAGGCAAAAATGGAACATCCATTTTTATTGTTCTTGGTGTATCAATTGGTTTTATTTTAACTGGCTGGTTCAATTCATTAATTGGTGTTGGCGTACTCTTCTTTTTCTACTTTGTAAGAGGAATTGCAACTCCTGTTTTAAAAGATTACATCAATAGAATTACCGAATCGGAGATGCGAGCAACGGTGCTTTCGGTTCGTAACTTTATCATCAGAATCTGCTTTGCTCTTATCGGTCCATTTTTAGGTTGGTACACCGATCACTTCACCCTTTCATCTGCCTTAATGTTGGCTGGTGGAATCTTCTTTGTACTTGGTGGAATTAGTGTGCTATTCATGATTAAGGTTGAGAAATAA